A region of Streptomyces deccanensis DNA encodes the following proteins:
- the paaK gene encoding phenylacetate--CoA ligase PaaK, which yields MSTLGEPLPRDLLDAGERLTPKDLRGLQLRRLRATLRHAYDNVELYRKKFDAAGVGPDDCRSLDDLARFPFTTKADLRDTYPFGMFAVPMADVRRVHASSGTTGRPTVVGYTENDLSMWADVVARSIRAAGGRPGHKVHISYGYGLFTGGLGAHYGAERAGCVVIPASGGMTARQVRLIQDFRPEIIMVTPSYMLTLLDEFEKQGVDPRTTSLEVGIFGAEPWTEEMRREIEERAGLHAVDIYGLSEVIGPGVAQECVETKDGLHIWEDHFYPEVVDPLTDAVLPEGEEGEIVFTSLTKEALPIIRYRTRDLTRLLPGTARPAFRRMRKVTGRCDDMIILRGVNVFPSQIEEIVLRTPAVAPHFQIQLTRRGRLDHMTVRVEARPEASPEQRDAAASTITQAVKDGIGITVETTIVAPETLERSVGKLKRVRDLRDAAI from the coding sequence ATGAGCACCCTGGGCGAGCCCCTCCCCCGCGACCTCCTGGACGCCGGCGAACGCCTCACCCCGAAAGACCTGCGCGGCCTCCAACTGCGCCGGTTGCGGGCCACGTTGCGGCACGCCTACGACAACGTGGAGCTGTACCGGAAGAAGTTCGACGCGGCCGGAGTCGGCCCCGACGACTGCCGCTCGCTCGACGACCTCGCCCGGTTCCCCTTCACCACAAAGGCCGATCTGCGCGACACCTACCCCTTCGGCATGTTCGCCGTGCCCATGGCCGACGTGCGACGCGTCCACGCCTCCAGCGGCACCACCGGGCGGCCCACGGTGGTCGGCTACACGGAGAACGACCTGTCGATGTGGGCGGACGTGGTCGCCCGCTCGATCCGGGCCGCCGGCGGCCGTCCGGGTCACAAGGTCCACATCTCCTACGGGTACGGCCTGTTCACCGGCGGCCTCGGCGCGCACTACGGGGCCGAGCGCGCCGGGTGCGTCGTGATCCCGGCCTCCGGCGGCATGACCGCCCGCCAGGTGCGGCTCATCCAGGACTTCCGTCCCGAGATCATCATGGTGACGCCGTCCTACATGCTCACGCTCCTCGACGAGTTCGAGAAGCAGGGCGTCGACCCGCGCACCACTTCCCTGGAGGTCGGCATCTTCGGGGCGGAGCCGTGGACGGAGGAGATGCGCCGGGAGATCGAGGAACGGGCGGGTCTGCACGCGGTCGACATATACGGCCTGTCGGAGGTGATCGGCCCGGGTGTCGCCCAGGAGTGCGTCGAGACCAAGGACGGTCTGCACATCTGGGAGGACCACTTCTACCCGGAGGTCGTCGATCCGCTCACGGACGCCGTCCTGCCCGAGGGCGAGGAGGGCGAGATCGTCTTCACCTCCCTCACCAAGGAGGCCCTGCCGATCATCCGCTACCGCACCCGCGATCTGACCCGTCTGCTCCCCGGCACGGCCCGCCCCGCCTTCCGCCGGATGCGCAAGGTCACCGGCCGCTGCGACGACATGATCATCCTGCGCGGGGTGAACGTCTTCCCCAGTCAGATCGAGGAGATCGTGCTGCGCACCCCCGCCGTGGCCCCGCACTTCCAGATCCAGCTGACCCGCCGGGGCCGCCTGGACCACATGACGGTCCGGGTGGAGGCCCGCCCCGAGGCGAGCCCCGAGCAGCGGGACGCGGCGGCCTCGACGATCACCCAGGCGGTCAAGGACGGCATCGGCATCACCGTCGAGACCACGATCGTCGCCCCGGAGACCCTGGAACGCTCGGTCGGCAAACTCAAGCGGGTGCGTGACCTCCGCGACGCCGCGATCTGA
- a CDS encoding TerD family protein — translation MAQSLESLVLRHTHRLPVPKGSPGDGAAAARQFDAALMEVGFKLSAELLERLSGLSRAAVLHTARRTLRTVAEMVGDHVRHNSYFIDFPAHVPSTEEFWTRCVARALGDEKAREGVLTQLANGVLDLLSLPTYGRYQHTYEEMLAAQDELIASAGDRITVLHLGRDLDDELTALYLALAGSTTPLGEEHLADLKVLAERCALGPRPERIPVRENRAVVNEARLGVGADLLLDTVTDVLRLAAALSGGDVTLQEPTRFRSLSRPVRRALLAGLDAVVAANPAKLADVHAHREPFKRLGERLHPHEYPRWPHAADVFAVARGEKEARSFDSRVEKLLDEFDVAGAARLLKSAPGKLFRALDLLLRIAADQEERDAVLAAAVEVAPEVSGRVVLAVREHLHNRERETDAPRVFVNRRGRAWVAPDDRPPVPAADRRRLIAALDAELRGRLPVPGRLLVDPDVLDVALPLSGRATAAGLGVLPRGSVSEVDGGRLRFFVYWKETEHRTDYDLSALLLHSDYSTDSWLSYTSLTAVGGRHSGDVTEAPDGASEFIDLTLDRVRSTFIVPQVNIYAGEGFEEVEESFFGFMVRDGEQKGRPFEPRTVRMKSELRGVGRVALPLAFRRGEDGRWRAKWLHLYLKGVSSANRVEENQASVSRLVRAVMEREQLTVGYLIDLMSRETTVMDLWDGTSVPDGPVTYIGLERPEELHPDSRVITLENLRDLIPG, via the coding sequence ATGGCGCAGAGTCTCGAATCGCTGGTCCTCCGGCACACGCATCGTCTGCCCGTCCCGAAGGGTTCCCCCGGTGACGGCGCCGCCGCCGCGCGGCAGTTCGACGCCGCGCTGATGGAGGTGGGCTTCAAGCTGTCGGCGGAGCTGCTGGAGCGGCTGTCCGGGCTGTCCCGGGCCGCCGTCCTGCACACCGCCCGGCGGACCCTGCGCACGGTGGCCGAGATGGTCGGCGACCACGTCCGGCACAACTCCTACTTCATCGACTTCCCCGCGCACGTCCCGAGCACCGAGGAGTTCTGGACGCGGTGCGTGGCGCGGGCCCTCGGCGACGAGAAGGCGCGCGAGGGCGTGCTGACCCAGCTGGCCAACGGAGTGCTGGACCTGCTCAGCCTCCCCACGTACGGCCGGTACCAGCACACCTACGAGGAGATGCTCGCGGCACAGGACGAGCTGATCGCCTCGGCGGGCGACCGGATCACCGTGCTGCACCTCGGCCGGGACCTGGACGACGAACTGACCGCCCTGTACCTGGCCCTGGCGGGCAGCACGACCCCGCTGGGCGAGGAGCACCTGGCGGACCTCAAGGTGCTCGCCGAGCGGTGCGCGCTCGGCCCCCGGCCGGAGCGGATCCCGGTGCGGGAGAACCGGGCGGTCGTCAACGAGGCCCGGCTCGGCGTGGGCGCGGATCTCCTTCTGGACACCGTCACCGATGTGCTGCGGCTGGCCGCGGCGCTGTCGGGCGGCGACGTGACGCTCCAGGAGCCGACCCGGTTCCGGTCCCTGTCGCGTCCGGTGCGCCGGGCGCTGCTCGCGGGCCTCGACGCCGTGGTCGCGGCGAACCCGGCGAAGCTGGCCGATGTGCACGCGCACCGGGAGCCGTTCAAGCGGCTCGGCGAGCGCCTCCACCCGCACGAGTACCCGCGCTGGCCCCACGCCGCCGACGTGTTCGCGGTCGCGCGGGGCGAGAAGGAGGCGCGGTCCTTCGACAGCCGGGTGGAGAAGCTGCTCGACGAGTTCGACGTCGCCGGCGCGGCGCGGCTGCTGAAGTCCGCTCCCGGCAAGCTGTTCCGCGCCCTGGACCTCCTGCTGCGCATCGCCGCCGACCAGGAGGAGCGGGACGCGGTCCTGGCCGCCGCGGTGGAGGTCGCCCCCGAGGTCTCCGGCCGGGTCGTGCTGGCGGTCCGCGAGCACCTCCACAACCGGGAGCGGGAGACCGACGCGCCCCGGGTCTTCGTCAACCGCCGGGGCCGCGCCTGGGTCGCCCCCGACGACCGGCCGCCCGTTCCCGCCGCCGACCGTCGTCGTCTGATCGCCGCCCTCGACGCCGAGCTGCGGGGCCGGCTTCCGGTGCCGGGGCGGCTGCTGGTCGACCCGGACGTCCTGGACGTGGCGCTGCCGCTCAGCGGCCGGGCGACGGCGGCCGGGCTCGGTGTGCTGCCGCGCGGTTCGGTCTCGGAGGTCGACGGCGGACGGCTGCGCTTCTTCGTGTACTGGAAGGAGACCGAGCACCGCACGGACTACGACCTGTCGGCGCTGCTCCTGCACAGCGACTACAGCACCGACTCCTGGCTCTCCTACACGTCCCTCACGGCCGTCGGGGGCCGGCACTCGGGCGATGTCACCGAGGCGCCCGACGGGGCCTCGGAGTTCATCGATCTGACCCTGGACCGGGTGCGCAGCACGTTCATCGTGCCGCAGGTCAACATCTACGCGGGCGAGGGCTTCGAGGAGGTCGAGGAGTCGTTCTTCGGGTTCATGGTGCGCGACGGCGAGCAGAAGGGCCGCCCGTTCGAGCCGCGTACGGTGCGGATGAAGTCGGAGCTGCGCGGGGTGGGCCGGGTGGCGCTGCCGCTGGCGTTCCGGCGCGGCGAGGACGGCCGGTGGCGTGCGAAGTGGCTGCATCTGTATCTGAAGGGCGTCTCGTCGGCCAACCGGGTCGAGGAGAACCAGGCTTCGGTGTCCAGGCTGGTGCGTGCCGTGATGGAGCGCGAGCAGCTGACGGTGGGGTACCTGATCGATCTGATGAGCCGTGAGACCACGGTCATGGACCTGTGGGACGGCACGTCGGTGCCGGACGGGCCCGTGACGTACATCGGTCTCGAACGGCCCGAGGAGCTGCACCCGGACTCCCGGGTCATCACCCTCGAAAATCTGCGCGACCTGATCCCGGGCTGA
- a CDS encoding fructosamine kinase family protein, whose translation MGKREVVDVGERTAPSALAARLTGRRTTGERRLSGTLTEVTLDDGRKVLVKLGDGPGAARAEAAGLRWLAEADTVRVPAVHGHDGNRLVIDLVDQGAPSAGAAARLGAELAALHGAGAPAFGAPPPGGPTEAYIGRAPMRNVPGGDWPAWYAEHRVLPYLRRAVDGGTIRPAESASIEEICARLPELAGPAEPPARLHGDLWNGNVLWGADGRARLIDPAAHGGHRETDLAMLALFGCPHLGHVLEGYQEAAPLADGWQDRVGLHQLFPLLVHTVLFGRGYAEQALRTARAALAR comes from the coding sequence ATGGGAAAACGGGAGGTGGTCGACGTGGGCGAGCGCACGGCACCGAGTGCCCTGGCGGCCCGGCTCACCGGACGCCGGACGACCGGTGAACGCCGGCTGTCCGGCACGTTGACCGAGGTCACCCTCGACGACGGCCGGAAGGTGCTCGTCAAGCTGGGCGACGGTCCCGGCGCGGCCCGAGCCGAGGCGGCCGGACTGCGCTGGCTCGCCGAGGCGGACACGGTCCGCGTTCCGGCGGTCCACGGCCACGACGGAAACCGCCTGGTGATCGACCTGGTGGACCAAGGGGCACCGAGTGCCGGGGCGGCGGCCCGCCTCGGCGCCGAGCTGGCCGCCCTGCACGGCGCCGGAGCGCCCGCCTTCGGCGCCCCGCCGCCCGGCGGCCCCACGGAGGCGTACATCGGACGCGCCCCGATGCGGAACGTCCCCGGCGGCGACTGGCCCGCCTGGTACGCCGAGCACCGCGTGCTCCCGTATCTGCGCCGCGCGGTCGACGGCGGCACGATCCGCCCCGCCGAGTCCGCCTCGATCGAGGAGATCTGCGCACGGCTGCCGGAGCTGGCCGGTCCCGCCGAGCCGCCCGCCCGGCTGCACGGCGACCTCTGGAACGGCAATGTGCTGTGGGGCGCGGACGGCCGCGCCCGGCTCATCGACCCGGCCGCGCACGGCGGCCACCGCGAGACCGACCTGGCGATGCTGGCCCTCTTCGGCTGCCCCCACCTGGGCCACGTCCTGGAGGGCTACCAGGAGGCGGCGCCCCTCGCCGACGGCTGGCAGGACCGCGTCGGCCTCCACCAGCTCTTCCCGCTGCTGGTGCACACCGTGCTGTTCGGGCGGGGCTACGCGGAGCAGGCCCTGCGAACGGCTCGGGCGGCGCTCGCGCGATGA
- a CDS encoding ABC transporter substrate-binding protein: MGVRRRSRRLAAMITAAGLAFGAAACGSGSDSAGSSDPNTLEVWTRSNPDPAATYERVFAAFTEKTGIKIDYQPVINFDQQLQSRASTKDLPDVMINDTALMGSYQGQGLLKPIDPSSIDGHDQITDKTWASTVGIDGRHYGIPYSRQAQTLMIRTDWLKKLGLQAPTTWAEMLSVAKAFAERDPDGDGKKDTYGMVVPGSAQNGYAAWWGASFLWSGGAKIIEKDGDGYRPAMDSAAAVRTVTWMKDNLFCGDNGVIQPGAISAVTGTATDFQDGNAGMYLTGPYNIATYDTTPGKDAYDVIPFPAGPAGSTVLADGENIYFGARTGKAKQEQALAAFLISPEGQRLAMTGKNQPVVRIPVNATLDAAQVRDDPRWSVVQKAYEDASEEFPNAPDFAPLKQDTADALNAVFTYCGSDVGSGLRELNDTLAGDLEDQDLLK, translated from the coding sequence ATGGGCGTTCGCCGACGAAGTCGCCGCCTGGCCGCCATGATCACCGCCGCGGGGCTCGCGTTCGGGGCGGCGGCCTGCGGATCGGGATCCGACAGCGCCGGAAGCTCTGACCCGAACACGCTGGAGGTGTGGACCCGGAGCAACCCGGACCCGGCCGCCACGTACGAGCGGGTGTTCGCCGCCTTCACCGAGAAGACCGGCATCAAGATCGACTATCAGCCGGTCATCAACTTCGACCAGCAGCTCCAGAGCCGGGCGTCCACCAAGGACCTCCCGGACGTGATGATCAACGACACGGCACTGATGGGCAGTTACCAGGGCCAGGGCCTGCTGAAGCCGATCGATCCCTCCTCGATCGACGGCCACGACCAGATCACCGACAAGACCTGGGCCTCCACCGTGGGCATCGACGGCCGGCACTACGGCATCCCGTACTCCCGCCAGGCCCAGACCCTGATGATCCGCACGGACTGGCTGAAGAAGCTCGGACTCCAGGCGCCGACCACCTGGGCGGAGATGCTCTCCGTGGCCAAGGCCTTCGCCGAGCGGGACCCGGACGGCGACGGCAAGAAGGACACCTACGGCATGGTCGTCCCCGGCAGCGCCCAGAACGGCTACGCCGCCTGGTGGGGCGCCAGCTTCCTCTGGTCCGGCGGCGCGAAGATCATCGAGAAGGACGGCGACGGTTACCGCCCCGCCATGGACTCGGCCGCCGCCGTACGCACCGTCACCTGGATGAAGGACAACCTCTTCTGCGGTGACAACGGTGTCATCCAGCCCGGCGCCATCAGCGCCGTCACGGGCACCGCCACCGACTTCCAGGACGGAAACGCCGGGATGTACCTCACCGGCCCGTACAACATCGCCACCTACGACACCACGCCCGGCAAGGACGCGTACGACGTCATTCCCTTCCCGGCGGGCCCGGCCGGGTCCACCGTGCTGGCCGACGGCGAGAACATCTACTTCGGCGCGAGGACGGGCAAGGCGAAGCAGGAGCAGGCCCTCGCCGCCTTCCTGATCTCCCCCGAGGGCCAACGCCTCGCCATGACGGGCAAGAACCAGCCCGTGGTCCGCATCCCCGTCAACGCCACGCTCGACGCGGCCCAGGTGCGGGACGACCCGCGCTGGAGCGTCGTGCAGAAGGCCTACGAGGACGCCTCCGAAGAGTTCCCGAACGCGCCCGACTTCGCGCCCCTCAAGCAGGACACCGCCGACGCCCTCAACGCGGTCTTCACGTACTGCGGCAGCGACGTCGGCTCCGGCCTCAGAGAACTCAACGACACCCTCGCCGGCGACCTCGAGGACCAGGACCTGTTGAAATGA
- a CDS encoding carbohydrate ABC transporter permease: MTATTATTASAASAVGPDRRGGPVGRFFRRKTVLPWLFLAPGLLLALVFKFLPMGKGIWLSFFDVRPFLGDKWVGLDNYTRVLTDHRFQDAVGHTLLLGIGQSLGAIAVGFLLALLLEGQARSLKIIRTAVFLPVVTATAVVGELWRLMYYPTSDGLVNSALGFLGLGPTPFLDNPDTALWATMVMGVWMAAPYNMVIILAGLAGVDRTLYEAAAMDGVSLWQRLRYVTLPAIRPAVGIVLTLAAIRGLRVFTEVYVLTGGGPAGSTEVWMTRAYTLGFTRNDIGGASAASVVLLAVTLLLTVSVNYFRKRGDVR, encoded by the coding sequence ATGACCGCCACCACCGCGACCACCGCGTCGGCCGCGTCCGCCGTCGGGCCCGACCGGCGCGGAGGCCCTGTCGGGCGGTTCTTCCGCAGGAAGACCGTCCTCCCCTGGCTGTTCCTGGCCCCCGGTCTGCTGCTCGCCCTCGTCTTCAAGTTCCTGCCGATGGGCAAGGGCATCTGGCTCAGCTTCTTCGACGTACGGCCCTTCCTCGGCGACAAGTGGGTCGGCCTCGACAACTACACCCGGGTCCTGACCGACCACCGCTTCCAGGACGCGGTCGGCCACACCCTCCTCCTCGGCATCGGGCAGTCGCTCGGCGCGATCGCCGTCGGCTTCCTCCTGGCCCTGCTGCTCGAAGGCCAGGCCCGCTCGCTGAAGATCATCCGCACCGCCGTCTTCCTGCCGGTCGTCACCGCGACCGCCGTCGTCGGTGAGCTGTGGCGGCTGATGTACTACCCCACCTCCGACGGCCTGGTGAACAGCGCGCTCGGCTTCCTCGGCCTCGGCCCGACGCCGTTCCTCGACAACCCGGACACCGCGCTGTGGGCCACCATGGTCATGGGCGTCTGGATGGCCGCCCCCTACAACATGGTGATCATCCTCGCCGGACTCGCGGGCGTGGACCGTACGTTGTACGAGGCCGCCGCGATGGACGGGGTGTCCCTGTGGCAGCGGTTGCGGTACGTCACCCTGCCGGCGATCCGCCCGGCCGTCGGCATCGTCCTCACGCTGGCCGCCATCCGCGGTCTGCGGGTCTTCACCGAGGTGTACGTCCTCACCGGCGGCGGTCCCGCCGGGTCCACCGAGGTCTGGATGACCCGCGCCTACACCCTCGGTTTCACCCGCAACGACATCGGCGGCGCGTCGGCGGCCTCCGTCGTCCTGCTCGCGGTGACGCTGCTGCTCACCGTCTCCGTCAACTACTTCCGCAAGAGGGGAGACGTGCGATGA
- a CDS encoding carbohydrate ABC transporter permease has protein sequence MSAPALDPVRTPSSDEAVTSSGRTGKQARATPARFDTALGWNDRPGVSWVLRILLCALALGIFAAPFLTILSGALSTHPSGSSLTFLPHDSTLLNFRVAGERGIWDYFTNSLVIAGGGLLLQLVVCVLAAYALARHRFRGQALIMTLFMLTMMLPEEVIAIPLSLVLGHVPVVGIDLKGTVWGVILPLGAWGFSVMLLTEFMKDIPREIEEAARLDGVGELRMLWQVVLPLCRPALGVAGVLGFIMIWDQYLLPLIAAKDPTDYTVTVALSILRTDPEVGSGVVLAGAVIALVPSLVVYLLLQRSLVAGIAAGATKG, from the coding sequence ATGAGCGCACCCGCCCTCGACCCCGTCCGGACGCCGTCGTCCGACGAGGCCGTCACGTCGTCCGGGAGAACCGGAAAGCAGGCCCGGGCGACACCCGCCCGTTTCGACACCGCGCTCGGCTGGAACGACCGGCCCGGCGTCTCCTGGGTCCTGCGCATCCTGCTGTGCGCGCTGGCGCTCGGTATCTTCGCCGCGCCCTTCCTGACGATCCTCTCGGGCGCCCTGAGCACCCACCCCAGCGGCTCGTCGCTGACGTTCCTCCCGCACGACAGCACGCTGCTCAACTTCCGGGTGGCCGGGGAGCGCGGCATCTGGGACTACTTCACCAACTCGCTCGTCATAGCGGGCGGCGGACTGCTCCTGCAGCTCGTGGTGTGCGTGCTCGCAGCGTACGCGCTGGCCCGGCACCGGTTCCGGGGCCAGGCTCTGATCATGACCCTGTTCATGCTGACGATGATGCTCCCCGAGGAGGTCATCGCGATCCCGCTGTCGCTGGTCCTCGGCCACGTCCCGGTGGTCGGCATCGACCTCAAGGGCACCGTCTGGGGCGTCATCCTGCCGCTCGGCGCGTGGGGTTTCTCGGTGATGCTGCTGACCGAGTTCATGAAGGACATCCCCCGCGAGATCGAGGAGGCCGCACGCCTCGACGGTGTCGGCGAGCTGCGGATGCTGTGGCAGGTCGTCCTGCCGCTGTGCAGGCCCGCGCTCGGTGTGGCCGGGGTCCTCGGCTTCATCATGATCTGGGACCAGTACCTGCTGCCGCTGATCGCCGCGAAGGACCCGACCGACTACACCGTCACCGTGGCCCTGTCCATCCTGCGCACCGACCCCGAGGTGGGCTCGGGCGTCGTCCTCGCGGGCGCGGTCATCGCGCTCGTGCCCAGCCTCGTCGTCTATCTGCTCCTCCAGCGCTCGCTGGTCGCCGGCATCGCCGCCGGCGCCACCAAGGGCTGA
- a CDS encoding 5-dehydro-4-deoxyglucarate dehydratase: MKFQGVLFFPVTPFAADGSVDEERLAQHIETGVAAGAGGVFVACGTGEFHALTPEEIERATRVAVATTAGRVPVLAAAGGPSPVAREQAARVERAGADGILLLPPYLVSAPQQGLVRYVREVTEATSLPVVFYQRGTARLTPDTAAEIAALPGVVGLKDGIGDIERMHRVVRAVRAVPGTEDFQFFNGLPTAEMTAPAYRGIGVGLYSSAVFAFAPEIALAFHRALAEGDETLVATLLDEFYGPLVELRDEVPGYAVALIKAGVTLRGLDVGGVRAPLVDPTPEHVAQLAKLIDHGLGVVGA, translated from the coding sequence ATGAAGTTCCAAGGAGTGCTGTTCTTTCCGGTCACACCGTTCGCCGCGGACGGTTCGGTGGACGAGGAACGGCTCGCACAGCACATCGAGACCGGGGTCGCGGCTGGTGCAGGGGGCGTGTTCGTCGCCTGCGGCACCGGTGAGTTCCACGCGCTGACGCCCGAGGAGATCGAGCGGGCCACGCGGGTCGCGGTGGCGACGACGGCCGGGCGGGTCCCGGTGCTGGCCGCCGCCGGGGGCCCGTCCCCGGTCGCCCGCGAGCAGGCCGCCCGGGTCGAACGCGCCGGCGCCGACGGCATCCTGCTGCTGCCGCCGTATCTGGTGAGCGCGCCGCAGCAGGGCCTGGTCCGGTACGTGCGGGAGGTCACGGAGGCCACCTCCCTGCCCGTCGTCTTCTACCAGCGCGGCACCGCCCGGCTCACCCCGGACACCGCCGCCGAGATCGCCGCGCTGCCCGGGGTCGTCGGCCTCAAGGACGGCATCGGGGACATCGAACGGATGCACCGCGTCGTCCGCGCGGTACGGGCCGTGCCGGGCACCGAGGACTTCCAGTTCTTCAACGGGCTGCCCACCGCCGAGATGACCGCGCCCGCCTACCGGGGCATCGGCGTCGGCCTGTACTCCTCCGCCGTGTTCGCCTTCGCCCCGGAGATCGCCCTCGCCTTCCACCGGGCCCTTGCCGAGGGCGACGAGACGCTGGTCGCCACGCTCCTCGACGAGTTCTACGGCCCGCTCGTGGAACTGCGCGACGAGGTGCCCGGTTACGCCGTGGCGCTGATCAAGGCCGGGGTGACGCTGCGCGGGCTGGACGTCGGCGGCGTACGGGCGCCGCTGGTCGATCCGACGCCGGAGCACGTGGCCCAGCTGGCGAAACTGATCGACCACGGGCTGGGGGTGGTGGGCGCGTGA
- a CDS encoding glucarate dehydratase family protein, giving the protein MTSTRIRELIVTPIAFRDPPLLNSNGVHEPLALRTILQLVLEDGTVGLGESTGGTVRLERLDVAAKAVVGLDVFDTTAVTAAIDTALRPTVPSSHERGWTTSAVEVACLDAQGRLLGRPVSDLLGGRVRDTVPFAAYLFYKWAEHPALDGRPAVGDDWGEALDPAGVVAQARLMQQRYGFRSFKLKGGVFPPDEEIAAVEALAEAFPGQPLRLDPNTAWTVETSQYVARRLDGVLEYLEDPTAGIPGMAEVAEESPMPLATNMCVVAWEHLRPAVERNAVQVLLTDHHYWGGLRRTHELAAVCEAFGLALSMHSNSHLGISLAAMTHVAAAIPNLDHSCDTHYPWNSADDVIVPGVLEIRDGEVAVPTGPGLGVELDHDALERLHRLYVDSGMRSRDDTGYMRRIQPGYELRLPRW; this is encoded by the coding sequence GTGACCTCCACCAGGATCAGGGAGCTGATCGTCACCCCGATCGCCTTCCGTGACCCGCCGCTGCTGAACTCCAACGGCGTGCACGAGCCGCTCGCGCTGCGGACGATCCTCCAACTCGTCCTGGAGGACGGCACGGTGGGGCTCGGCGAGTCGACGGGCGGCACCGTCCGCCTGGAGCGGCTCGACGTCGCCGCGAAGGCGGTGGTCGGCCTGGACGTCTTCGACACGACCGCCGTCACGGCCGCGATCGACACCGCGCTGCGGCCCACCGTGCCCAGCTCCCACGAGCGCGGCTGGACCACCTCGGCGGTCGAGGTCGCCTGTCTCGACGCGCAGGGCAGGCTGCTCGGCCGCCCGGTGAGCGACCTGCTCGGCGGCCGGGTCCGCGACACCGTGCCCTTCGCCGCGTACCTCTTCTACAAGTGGGCCGAACATCCCGCCCTCGACGGCCGCCCGGCGGTCGGCGACGACTGGGGCGAGGCCCTCGACCCGGCCGGTGTCGTCGCACAGGCCCGGCTGATGCAACAGCGGTACGGCTTCCGGTCGTTCAAGCTGAAGGGAGGGGTCTTCCCGCCGGACGAGGAGATCGCCGCCGTCGAGGCGCTCGCGGAGGCCTTCCCCGGGCAGCCGCTGCGTCTGGACCCCAACACGGCCTGGACGGTGGAGACCTCGCAGTACGTCGCCCGCCGGTTGGACGGCGTACTGGAGTACCTGGAGGACCCGACCGCCGGCATCCCCGGCATGGCGGAGGTCGCCGAGGAGTCGCCGATGCCGCTGGCGACCAACATGTGCGTGGTGGCCTGGGAGCATCTGCGGCCGGCCGTCGAGCGGAACGCCGTGCAGGTCCTGCTCACCGACCACCACTACTGGGGCGGGCTGCGCCGCACCCATGAACTGGCCGCCGTCTGCGAGGCGTTCGGGCTCGCGCTGTCCATGCACTCCAACTCGCACCTCGGCATCAGCCTGGCCGCGATGACCCATGTCGCGGCCGCCATCCCCAACCTCGACCACTCCTGCGACACGCACTACCCGTGGAACTCGGCGGACGACGTGATCGTGCCGGGCGTGCTGGAGATCCGGGACGGGGAGGTCGCGGTGCCGACGGGGCCCGGGCTGGGCGTGGAGCTGGACCACGACGCCCTGGAACGGCTGCACCGGCTGTACGTCGACTCGGGGATGCGCTCCCGCGACGACACCGGGTACATGCGGCGGATCCAGCCGGGGTACGAGCTGCGACTGCCGCGCTGGTGA